One Capricornis sumatraensis isolate serow.1 chromosome 8, serow.2, whole genome shotgun sequence genomic region harbors:
- the DBX1 gene encoding homeobox protein DBX1 produces MMFPGLLAPPAGYPSLLRPTPTLTLPQSLQSAFSGHSSFLVEDLIRISRPPAYLPRGSVPTPSMSPPRPGAPAALTDTGASDLGSPSPGSRRGGSPQTAVSPASEPTFLKFGVNAILSSAPRTETSPPLLQSVPPKTFAFPYFESSFQPFIRSSYFPASSSVVPIPGTFSWPLAARGKPRRGMLRRAVFSDVQRKALEKMFQKQKYISKPDRKKLAAKLGLKDSQVKIWFQNRRMKWRNSKERELLSSGGCREQTLPTKLNPHPDLSDVGQKGPGDYDDEEDEGPGSPRPRLVYHAAPADPRHLRDPRLEAPLPPSPARSGSPDKASDFSDSEDDEDGEEEITVS; encoded by the exons ATGATGTTCCCTGGCCTCCTCGCGCCCCCCGCCGGGTACCCCAGCCTCTTGCGCCCCACACCCACCTTAACGCTGCCCCAGTCCTTGCAGTCGGCATTTTCCGGTCACTCGAGCTTCCTGGTGGAGGATCTGATCCGCATCAGCCGACCCCCCGCCTACTTGCCCCGAGGCAGCGTGCCCACCCCCAGCATGTCGCCCCCTAGGCCGGGGGCCCCTGCGGCTCTCACAGACACCGGGGCCTCGGACCTGGGCTCCCCGAGCCCGGGCAGCCGGCGGGGCGGCTCACCGCAGACCGCCGTCTCCCCTGCCAGCGAGCCCACGTTTCTGAAGTTTGGAGTGAACGCCATCCTTTCCTCGGCGCCCAGAACCG AAACGTCTCCCCCCTTGCTCCAGAGTGTCCCTCCCAAGACCTTTGCGTTTCCCTACTTTGAAAGCTCTTTCCAGCCTTTCATCAGATCTTCTTATTTCCCAG CGTCCTCCAGCGTCGTGCCCATCCCGGGGACCTTCTCCTGGCCACTGGCCGCCCGCGGCAAGCCTCGCAGGGGCATGCTGCGTCGAGCCGTGTTCTCCGACGTGCAGCGCAAGGCTCTGGAGAAGATGTTCCAGAAGCAGAAGTACATCAGCAAGCCGGACCGCAAGAAGCTGGCGGCCAAGTTGGGCTTGAAAGACTCACAG GTGAAAATCTGGTTTCAGAACCGACGCATGAAGTGGCGGAATTCCAAGGAACGCGAGCTCCTGTCTAGCGGGGGCTGCCGCGAGCAGACCCTTCCCACCAAACTCAACCCGCACCCGGACCTCAGCGACGTGGGCCAGAAGGGTCCTGGGGACTATGACGACGAGGAGGACGAGGGCCCGggcagcccccgcccccgcctggtCTATCACGCGGCCCCCGCCGACCCTCGGCACCTGCGGGACCCGCGGCTGGAAGCGCCGCTGCCCCCCTCGCCCGCGCGCTCGGGCAGCCCCGACAAAGCTTCGGACTTCTCCGACTCCGAGGACGACGAGGATGGCGAGGAGGAGATCACGGTGTCTTAG